The segment CCAATTAAATGTATGCTTAAATTAACTGACACATGTGTCGCACTTAAACCTTAcagttagttaaaaatatctagCTGATTGCTTTCCAGtgccaaatgaaaaatatgctaACAACTAATAGACTCAGTGTATTTGGTAGGATgttatttttgtgataaaagCCCTTATTCCtcgcaatatttttcaattcaacttTCAGCAGAAAATTCTAGGTCTACAATCTTAAGATTAAAAGTTTGGTTCAGCCTACCAAGGGGTGTGTCCACAAGGACGGCGTTGTACAGCTCAGCAGGCGTGGCTGCGACGTGAATGGCCTCCATCTGCTCGAAGCTGCCCAAGGGGTGACATTTGGGTATAAGCTCAGAAATAGGGCGCTGGTGCAGAGTTCCGGTAATGAGCAGAATGATGTTGTCAATCATGTAGCTGTACctgcaaaacaattattaattttagttaataacaagtttatttttactttaacaGTGTGAAACAAGGTGATTTTAAGTACTATAAGCCATGATTTCAATACTAACGTGATGAAGTCAAGGAATGTGGACAGAGGCTCAACAGCGTGGTTCCTCATGTGCTGGAACTCGATGACCAATTTTTCCCTCAGCTTGTCGTCAATGACAGAAACAGCCAACGGGCTTGGTTCGTTTGCAAGGAAGTTACCATAATCTGTGCCTTGCAAGTGCAGCTTCAAATCTGAAAGTTTATTTAAGATTAGTCTAGTTCGGGTCAGCTAAGGATTGAGAAAATGTGCACATATGGATGATAAACAAGAATTTTGGTATGAGCAAGCTGTTAGAACATTTCATTGCATAAATATCGACTACAATTTGTGTTTAATCAAAACCAACGAACcaatacattaaattatttaatataactttaaaaaatgttaagtggagataaatacacaaaattaacgaaaaattGTAGAACCTTCGAGGGTCTCGCACTGGACGAGGTTCAAGTAGTCAGCCTGTTTCAGGATTCCGCACTTGAAGCCACGACATAGCCCCTCTAGGTAGCCTCCGTCAATATTGAAGAACGAGCCAAGCATCTTGCCGACCCTGTAAATCGACtacctttcgaaaatctgggTGAAATGTGTTGCAAATCGACAAAATCGATCGTTCCTGTCAGCCCTCTTTTACTTGAGTCCGAGCCTATCATATGACTATTACGTCACGAGCGTTGCTGCTGCCACCTTTATGTTTTGTGTCTACGATTGCAAACAGGCAAAGGCGCGAGCCGTGTATCTCTGTGGGGGTGGAGGGGACAGCtaagaaaagattttaaacgATTAAACCGATTAACGATTAAACCGGATTAAACGATTTTGGCCTTAGGCCTATACAAAATTTAGCAcctaacatttttttcttggatcactatatttaataatttgcagTAGGGAGAAAGGCAGTCAACCTTAATatcacgaaaaataaatttgattttttactgctgATCATCGCATAATCGCCCTTGGCTTGGTTTTTAGCATGATTGgttgcaataaatatattcttaTTACACAATTCTAAAACTTATGACTCAAATATAATTCTGCATTTCGTTGCCAAACACGTTTACGCGCGAGTTTTCGTTCGCAATGACCGACGtcctgacaaaattttacatcattACAAACATAGGAAGCCATCTTTTGGGTGAATAGAATAACCAGAACAAAAATACAGCCAACTAGTAACAACTCATGCCCAGACGCGCATGATGTTACTTTTGCAACTCTAAATCTTCGGGCTCTAAACTTCAGAATAGCGAAAATtaaccaccgttggactcgtctcgatctcccctgaccagctaaagggtttaggggtgtttaccctccacccctaagttgctatACGTCAACCCccttaaaaaagaaaaattttaaagctctcGGATTTTGTCTATAATGtgctttttttcaatatttggtCTGTTTCGGTTTGAAAGAAGGGTGTTAGTTTAGAAGGAGTTTtagacaatttgaaatttatttttaaggccaGAGGATGCatactaaaaattttactatcgAAATAGTAGCAATATGGGGATGAAGGGTGATGGGGGTAAGCACCcttaaaccctttagctggtcagggtAGGTCGAGACTAGTCTAACGTAGAGTGCTTATAAGCACTctagtctaacggtgggtgtgggtagtttttaagattctgatggttaaaaaaatgctgcttcATCCGTTCATCCAACTATGGTCCAACTTTAACGCATGCGCGTCACTCAACAGCATGCGATTGCGAGCTACAAAACGGAGTGGGAGGTGAGAGTGTTTGTTGACATCAGATATCAGATGTTTGGGTGTTTTACCCGGGATCACCCTGGATTGCGGATTGCTCTGGAATTTCGCCCATCACATTGGCATAATCGCTCTGACGAGCATACACTCgcatttcccaattttttttttttaaatagcgtTACTAATGTTTTAATCTATGCCACTATAACCACTGGTTGACTGATTCATTGGAAATATGAAAAGGAAAGCAAGAATGCAAGGAACTCACATCAAGAGAGAGGTGCGccaataagtttaaaaattagatgcaATCATacaatgtaaatatttcattttaatttttgatttttttaaattttatgtgacAGGAAATCAGATAATGTTTACCATATTATTTACGatgatattttgcttttttatgtatgtatgtacatatgaTGATGTATGATTGTAGTATGTATTATCTaatgttattttaatgctATATTTTTGTATCGAAACAGAGAGGAGGAAAGCGGAGATCTTGCCAAGGAGGTGGCGAAAAAATTCCAGCAGTCTCTGTTGGTACATGaaccaaaaattaactttgatcaattatcaatcaattaataacTCAATATCATATTGCAGGTCAAAGTGGTTTGTTTCATGAAGCTTCCAAGCAGGGTAGCTTGCAGAAGGTAACACCTGTTTCATCTAAAGAGAAGTCTACAAATGAACCTACCAAAATAGAACGTCAAAATATCCCTTCTGGTAAGTTATTTTGTTTGTGGTATGCTTGACTGAACAGGGGAAAGGGATAATGTACATAAGgatcatgaaaatttcatatttcaaaagtGGGAGCACTATCAAATAGAATGATCGGTGTGTAACACCAAACAATTTAggttaacttaatttaaaaaactagttgttaattttgttaaattctttatttagaTGATGCACTTAACACTGACGTCACCACCCCGTCAAACATCTCTTCAGATGGGAGAAGTAATTTTGATGAGGACGAGGAAGATGATTATGAGTCCTTTTCCGGTGAGGAATAGTTATGGATAACTTTAGCTCAGTTAGTATAAATATAGAATTGATTGCAGCAACCAGACAAACAAAGCAATCACGCAGAAGATACAGGAATCAGAGAAACAGACAAGCAGGTCGACCATACGAAGGATCAATGAAAGGAGCTGATGGGAAAAGAGTTTATGTGTTAAAGGGTGGAAAAAAAGCGGGACCAATATGCAACTTTGAAATACACCCACCCTGGTTGGAGTGCAAAGAGTTTGCTGACATTGATTTGAACTCTATCATGTCTGACATCATTAAAAAGTATCCCTCAAGAATGAAACAGATTGAATTTGTCTGGTCTTCAGTGCAAGTtggagaacaaaaattgaggagaTCAGATAGAACCTACTTCCTACAGCATCCTAAGACTAAGGAAAGCCACAGGGTTTGCTGCAAACTCTTTGCATCTTGCATTGGCCAAAGTGTGCGGACTCTTCGCCGTTGGACAAATCCTGAAACCATTGCCACTCCTTCGGACATTTCCCCAAGCACCCTCATTACTATGGAGATAGAGGACGATGAAGAGAGAAATAGTCCTGAAAACTGGAAAGGAGAAGTGTACACAAGTTCATCCCTGATTTACATAggtttatattaaaaacatgaTGTTTTTAGCTTACCACTCAATGCAGATGAACAGTATGTGGTTGAAAGCTCCTGTGATGCAGAGGAATTGATGAATATAGTTCCCGAAGAAGAGTCAAGTTCAACTTCAATTGACATAGGTTGATGCCAAAAAGCTCTGctaatgaaatgtttttaaatttatagcttGACATATTTTTCAGACAAATCAACTGTCGCTGAAATCATCAGTGATGCAGATGGAGAGAGTAATGATGCTTTGACTGCACGTAAGTAactataaattgtttaaattccCTTAAATCGATGAACATAATCACCTATATTCCTGCTAAATACTAATAAATTAGTCAGTCGGTTCATAAATGAGCCTAAAtcaaacataataatatttaattttgaaaaaaggaaaaacgtgggtaaatttactttattaatttaatttagaattatttctcCCTCAAGCAAACAAGTAGGCATTAGCACATTTTTGTTAATCCTATTGCTTGGAAAAGTAGGAACTAGTCAGGTTATTTCAAACAACTGAAATTATAACTAAACGCACTTTTGCTGTTTTTCTGTTGCTgtacttgatttttaatatttctactctactgaacaaaaattgttcatttttgccataagtagaggtctcagccatgATACAttaggcggcggctggcgagACTGGCTTATTGTTAATTGTTAGCCGAATTTTTGCCCATAGACGGCAGCTGGCAATTTTCGCTGGcagctgacaatattttaaacgtgaaatttGATAGGCCAAAGGGCCTAAAGAAATTGTTTctcccgatttttttttcatttttgaccctttttcactgGGAGCCGGCGCAGCTTAGCAAAATTCGCGGTGgctgacccaaaatttgctggctggcgcggtgcagcgcggctggctgagacctctagccTTAAGCTCTTGTTAAACAGTGATGTAATTCTCTATCAGCGTGAAGGTTAATCATAAACAAGCTTTACAGTTCAAACATTTTGGTAAACCCATTGAAAGAAACCTATTTCGACAGTTTTTTCAGAGAAGAAGAAATGCAAGCAATCGCGCAGAAAGACAATCAACCAATTCAAAAGGCAAACTGGTCGTCCATATGAGGGAACAACTATTGGAGCTGATGGGAAAAGAGTTCGTGTGATGAAGGAAGGGAAGAAGGCAGCTATGTGCTCTTTTCACTCTCATCCGCCTCAGTTTGAATGCAAAGAGTTTGCTGATGCTGACTTGGATGCCATACTCTCTGAAGTCCTGTCGAAGTGTCCGTCAAGAgccaaacaaattgaattcgtTCAGTCTTTAATCAAAGTTGAAGAAGGGATGAACGGGACTGAGCTACGTTTCTATTTCCTTGAGCACCCAGAGACCAAGAATAAACACAGGGTTTGCAGCGAACTTTTTGCATCATGTGTCGGCCAAAGTGTGCGGA is part of the Cloeon dipterum chromosome 1, ieCloDipt1.1, whole genome shotgun sequence genome and harbors:
- the LOC135934803 gene encoding uncharacterized protein LOC135934803 isoform X2, with product MKRKARMQGTHIKRERGGKRRSCQGGGEKIPAVSVGQSGLFHEASKQGSLQKVTPVSSKEKSTNEPTKIERQNIPSDDALNTDVTTPSNISSDGRSNFDEDEEDDYESFSATRQTKQSRRRYRNQRNRQAGRPYEGSMKGADGKRVYVLKGGKKAGPICNFEIHPPWLECKEFADIDLNSIMSDIIKKYPSRMKQIEFVWSSVQVGEQKLRRSDRTYFLQHPKTKESHRVCCKLFASCIGQSVRTLRRWTNPETIATPSDISPSTLITMEIEDDEERNSPENWKGEVLPLNADEQYVVESSCDAEELMNIVPEEESSSTSIDIDKSTVAEIISDADGESNDALTAQKKKCKQSRRKTINQFKRQTGRPYEGTTIGADGKRVRVMKEGKKAAMCSFHSHPPQFECKEFADADLDAILSEVLSKCPSRAKQIEFVQSLIKVEEGMNGTELRFYFLEHPETKNKHRVCSELFASCVGQSVRTVRRWGLPGYTAKNESQFVLLGPDALLPPRSDTKSLDEFFSNLPKIESEYAKRAHNEQKAQKKAGRLNYWIKSKKQLHQIYTDFCKEHGYVQFGRTKFVEEMKKRGVELISF
- the LOC135934803 gene encoding uncharacterized protein LOC135934803 isoform X1; this translates as MKRKARMQGTHIKRERGGKRRSCQGGGEKIPAVSVGQSGLFHEASKQGSLQKVTPVSSKEKSTNEPTKIERQNIPSDDALNTDVTTPSNISSDGRSNFDEDEEDDYESFSATRQTKQSRRRYRNQRNRQAGRPYEGSMKGADGKRVYVLKGGKKAGPICNFEIHPPWLECKEFADIDLNSIMSDIIKKYPSRMKQIEFVWSSVQVGEQKLRRSDRTYFLQHPKTKESHRVCCKLFASCIGQSVRTLRRWTNPETIATPSDISPSTLITMEIEDDEERNSPENWKGEVLPLNADEQYVVESSCDAEELMNIVPEEESSSTSIDIDKSTVAEIISDADGESNDALTALFSEKKKCKQSRRKTINQFKRQTGRPYEGTTIGADGKRVRVMKEGKKAAMCSFHSHPPQFECKEFADADLDAILSEVLSKCPSRAKQIEFVQSLIKVEEGMNGTELRFYFLEHPETKNKHRVCSELFASCVGQSVRTVRRWGLPGYTAKNESQFVLLGPDALLPPRSDTKSLDEFFSNLPKIESEYAKRAHNEQKAQKKAGRLNYWIKSKKQLHQIYTDFCKEHGYVQFGRTKFVEEMKKRGVELISF